One stretch of Musicola paradisiaca NCPPB 2511 DNA includes these proteins:
- the yidD gene encoding membrane protein insertion efficiency factor YidD yields the protein MAPSPSLGSRLLIGLIRMYQLLISPLLGQHCRFQPSCSQYGIEAIRRFGMIKGCWLTLKRVLKCHPLNPGGDDPVPPKPDNNREH from the coding sequence ATGGCGCCGTCACCGTCGCTTGGCTCACGCTTGCTGATTGGGCTGATACGCATGTATCAGCTCCTGATCAGTCCGCTACTTGGACAGCACTGCCGCTTTCAGCCGTCGTGCTCCCAATACGGTATTGAGGCAATACGTCGGTTCGGCATGATAAAAGGCTGTTGGTTGACGCTTAAACGCGTATTAAAATGCCACCCTTTGAACCCTGGTGGTGATGATCCCGTACCGCCAAAACCCGACAATAACAGAGAACACTAA